The following coding sequences lie in one Oceanicola sp. 502str15 genomic window:
- a CDS encoding crotonase/enoyl-CoA hydratase family protein translates to MSDMLKIEVKDGIAVLTMNRPGKRNAMCDELLEAIDGFFRAPPEGVRVVVLTGTEGHFCSGLDLSEHKARDAEGTMRHSRGWHEVMERIQFGGLPVVSAMFGAVIGGGLELATSTHVRIAEPSTIFQLPEGRRGIFVGGGATVRVGRILGADRMIEMMLTGRKYGHEEGKALGLAHYAVGEGEALALAMDLAAKIASNAPLSNYIMVQAIARIEDMAKADGLFTESLCAALTQTSPDALEGLAAFLEKRAPKFS, encoded by the coding sequence ATGAGTGACATGCTGAAGATCGAGGTGAAGGACGGGATTGCCGTGCTCACCATGAACCGCCCCGGCAAGCGCAACGCCATGTGCGACGAGCTGCTGGAGGCGATTGACGGCTTCTTCCGCGCCCCGCCCGAGGGCGTGCGCGTGGTGGTGCTGACCGGGACGGAGGGCCACTTTTGCTCGGGTCTCGACCTCAGCGAGCACAAGGCGCGCGATGCCGAGGGCACCATGCGCCATTCGCGCGGCTGGCACGAGGTGATGGAGCGCATCCAGTTTGGCGGGCTGCCGGTGGTGTCGGCGATGTTCGGCGCGGTCATTGGCGGCGGGCTGGAGCTGGCGACCTCGACCCATGTGCGGATTGCCGAGCCTTCGACGATCTTCCAGTTGCCCGAGGGGCGGCGCGGGATTTTCGTGGGCGGCGGCGCGACTGTGCGGGTGGGCCGCATCCTTGGCGCCGACCGGATGATCGAGATGATGCTGACCGGCCGGAAGTATGGCCATGAAGAGGGCAAGGCGCTCGGCCTCGCGCATTACGCGGTGGGCGAGGGGGAGGCGCTGGCGCTGGCGATGGATCTGGCCGCCAAGATCGCCTCCAACGCGCCGCTCTCTAACTACATCATGGTGCAGGCAATTGCCCGGATCGAAGACATGGCCAAGGCCGACGGGCTCTTTACCGAAAGTCTCTGTGCCGCCCTGACACAGACATCGCCCGACGCGCTGGAGGGGCTTGCCGCCTTCCTCGAAAAGCGCGCGCCGAAGTTCAGCTGA
- a CDS encoding SDR family NAD(P)-dependent oxidoreductase, with amino-acid sequence MDISGKVALVTGGGSGLGAATVRHLAGLGAKVAVLDFNAGAAEAVAAEVGGAACPADVSDEAAVQAAVEKAAADLGEAPRIAVNCAGLGLAARIVGREGKLSTDLFEKVLRVNLFGTYYVMSHAARLMQALPADNEDGERGVIVNTASAAYQDGQLGQAAYAASKGAVASMCLPAAREFAKTGIRVNAIAPGLFNTPMMESLPEETTAAIVANVPYPHRLGHPREYALLVQHMVENPYLNGEVIRLDGATRLPPR; translated from the coding sequence ATGGATATCAGCGGAAAAGTGGCTCTTGTCACCGGCGGCGGCAGCGGGCTGGGCGCGGCAACGGTGCGGCATCTGGCCGGGCTGGGCGCCAAGGTGGCTGTGCTCGACTTCAACGCCGGGGCGGCAGAGGCCGTGGCGGCAGAGGTGGGCGGCGCGGCCTGTCCGGCGGATGTGAGCGATGAGGCAGCGGTGCAGGCCGCAGTCGAGAAGGCGGCGGCCGATCTGGGCGAAGCGCCGCGCATCGCGGTCAACTGCGCCGGGCTCGGGCTGGCGGCGCGGATCGTGGGCCGCGAAGGCAAGCTCTCGACTGATCTCTTCGAGAAGGTGCTGCGGGTCAATCTCTTTGGCACCTACTACGTGATGTCCCACGCCGCCCGGCTGATGCAGGCCCTTCCGGCCGACAACGAAGACGGCGAGCGCGGCGTGATCGTCAACACCGCCAGCGCCGCCTATCAGGACGGCCAGTTGGGCCAGGCGGCCTATGCGGCCTCCAAGGGCGCGGTGGCCTCGATGTGCCTGCCCGCGGCCCGCGAGTTTGCCAAGACCGGCATCCGGGTGAACGCCATTGCGCCGGGCCTCTTCAACACCCCGATGATGGAGAGCCTGCCGGAGGAGACGACTGCCGCCATCGTCGCCAACGTGCCCTATCCGCACCGGCTGGGCCATCCGCGCGAATACGCGCTGCTGGTGCAGCACATGGTTGAAAACCCCTACCTGAACGGCGAAGTGATCCGGTTGGATGGCGCAACCCGTTTGCCGCCCCGATAA
- a CDS encoding DsbA family protein yields MNNKYLYSAVFAVAIAAGTYFAIGRNSTPGGTGFDLAAQAQSAEEVDTSSIEEMSLGDENAPVTVIEYASFTCPHCANFHATAFKKLKENYIDTGKVHFIYREIYFDKPGLWAGMVARCAGPMRYFGISDAIYTEQSEWLASRELAGIHGDLRKLALKSGLDGDQVDACLADADKAQAMYALFLKNAEADDISSTPSFIIDGEKYTNMAYEKFAEILDEKLAE; encoded by the coding sequence ATGAACAACAAGTACCTCTATTCCGCCGTCTTCGCCGTGGCCATTGCCGCCGGCACCTATTTCGCCATCGGCCGCAACAGCACGCCGGGCGGCACCGGGTTCGACCTCGCCGCACAGGCCCAGAGCGCCGAAGAGGTCGACACCTCCTCGATCGAGGAAATGTCGCTGGGCGACGAGAACGCCCCCGTCACCGTGATCGAATATGCCTCCTTCACCTGCCCGCATTGCGCAAATTTCCATGCCACTGCGTTCAAGAAGCTGAAGGAAAACTACATCGACACCGGCAAGGTGCATTTCATCTACCGCGAGATCTACTTCGACAAGCCGGGCCTCTGGGCCGGGATGGTCGCCCGCTGCGCCGGCCCGATGCGCTACTTCGGCATTTCCGATGCGATCTACACCGAACAGAGCGAATGGCTCGCCTCGCGTGAGCTGGCCGGCATCCACGGCGACCTGCGCAAGCTCGCCCTGAAGTCTGGCCTCGATGGCGACCAGGTCGACGCCTGCCTCGCCGATGCCGACAAGGCCCAGGCGATGTATGCCCTCTTCCTCAAGAACGCCGAGGCGGACGACATCAGTTCCACCCCGTCCTTCATCATCGACGGCGAGAAGTACACCAACATGGCCTACGAGAAGTTCGCCGAGATTCTCGACGAGAAGCTGGCCGAGTAA
- a CDS encoding FAD-binding oxidoreductase has translation MAHEKALTLVESLLGARLKRSDAERAAHGENEAHFPQALPDAVAYPKSTEEVSEIMKVAHAEGMPVTPYGTGTSLEGHHLPVEGGLTLDLSLMNRILAVHDADMDVTVQPGVTRSQLNDELRATGLYFPIDPGADASLGGMAATRASGTMAVRYGTMRENILALEAVLADGRIIRTGSRARKSSSGYDLTHLLIGSEGTLGIITELTLKLHGQPESILAATCRFPSVENAVNCVITTIQAGIPMARIELVNATMVRGFNLHGGGDMPEEPHLFLEFSGSDSAVSEQSELFGEIAADFDAQDFTRATRLEDRNALWAMRHNAHHASKALYPGKRMLATDVCVPISRLAEAVEAAEGAARELGLEPVIVGHVGDGNFHTGIGFDPADPAELAMIESFSATLAETSLRLGGTVSGEHGIGLGKRKYMEAEHGPALAPMRAIKAAMDPKGILNPGKMLP, from the coding sequence ATGGCACACGAAAAGGCTCTAACCCTGGTGGAATCGCTCCTTGGCGCGCGCCTGAAGCGCTCCGATGCCGAGCGCGCGGCCCATGGCGAGAACGAGGCGCATTTCCCGCAGGCCCTCCCGGATGCGGTGGCCTACCCCAAGAGCACCGAGGAAGTCTCGGAGATCATGAAGGTGGCCCATGCCGAGGGCATGCCGGTCACGCCCTATGGCACCGGCACCTCCCTGGAAGGCCATCACCTGCCGGTTGAGGGCGGGTTGACGCTGGATCTGTCCCTGATGAACCGCATCCTCGCGGTGCATGATGCCGATATGGATGTCACCGTGCAGCCCGGCGTCACCCGCAGCCAGCTCAATGACGAGCTGCGCGCCACCGGCCTCTACTTCCCGATTGATCCCGGCGCCGATGCCTCGCTCGGCGGCATGGCGGCCACGCGGGCCTCGGGCACCATGGCCGTGCGCTATGGCACCATGCGCGAGAACATCCTCGCGCTGGAGGCCGTGCTGGCCGATGGCCGGATCATTCGCACCGGCTCCCGCGCCCGCAAGTCGTCGTCGGGCTACGACCTTACCCACTTACTCATCGGCTCCGAGGGCACGCTTGGCATCATCACCGAGCTGACCCTCAAACTCCACGGCCAGCCCGAGAGCATCCTCGCCGCCACCTGCCGCTTTCCCTCTGTCGAGAACGCGGTGAACTGTGTGATCACAACCATTCAGGCCGGGATTCCCATGGCCCGGATCGAGCTGGTCAACGCCACCATGGTCCGCGGCTTCAACCTGCACGGCGGTGGCGACATGCCCGAGGAGCCGCACCTGTTTCTGGAGTTTTCAGGCTCTGACTCTGCGGTATCCGAGCAATCCGAGCTGTTCGGAGAGATCGCCGCAGACTTCGATGCGCAGGATTTCACCCGCGCCACCCGACTGGAAGATCGCAACGCCCTCTGGGCGATGCGCCACAATGCCCACCATGCCTCAAAGGCGCTCTACCCTGGCAAGCGGATGCTGGCGACCGATGTTTGCGTGCCGATTTCGCGCCTGGCCGAGGCAGTCGAGGCCGCCGAAGGCGCGGCCCGCGAGCTGGGCCTCGAGCCGGTCATCGTCGGCCATGTCGGGGATGGCAACTTTCACACCGGCATCGGCTTCGACCCGGCCGACCCCGCCGAACTGGCCATGATAGAGAGCTTTTCCGCCACGCTGGCCGAAACCTCCCTGCGTCTTGGCGGCACCGTCTCGGGCGAGCATGGCATCGGCCTCGGCAAGCGCAAGTATATGGAGGCCGAGCACGGCCCGGCGCTTGCGCCGATGCGGGCGATCAAGGCGGCGATGGACCCCAAGGGTATTCTCAACCCCGGCAAGATGCTCCCGTAG
- a CDS encoding feruloyl-CoA synthase, translating into MTDDTRYRAHKVRREDRADGSILLHSGYEISPIAKTTGDWLHGWAETAPDRVFIAERSGPGWRELSYAEVLQQVRAIGAALVGRGMGPGTPILVMSGNGVDHGLLALAAQYVGIPLVPVAEQYALIPGAHGRLKHAVELVKPGMVYADDATRYADALALPEIAALDRLVSANAGPGMLRFEELLKGDAGVEIDTVHAGIGPDTVAKYLLTSGSTSNPKAVITTHGMMCANQAQLLDALPFLGAQPPRIVDWLPWNHVFGGSHNFNMMLANGGSLYIDDGKPTPALIGRTLENMSMKAGTIWFNVPLGFGMVTEAMKSDEALRRAVFSELDMIFYAGASLPQDVWTAMEDMAREVRGALPLMTSSWGLTETAPATMLQHEPTDRSGIVGVPLTGVTTKLIPDADMRCEVRVKGPNIMPGYFEDAAKTAEAFDEEGFFITGDAMVFVDPDDMSKGMKFDGRISEDFKLQTGTWVRAAGLRMEALKLLDGIASDLVITGADRKEIGLLIFPNLGALKKAGFETDTAENALIGPKLREEIKRRLVERAGEATGSAALITRALVLAEPPSMGDGEMTAKGNLNFRKVLTRRAELLERLYDDADPAVITIKEG; encoded by the coding sequence ATGACCGACGACACGCGCTACCGCGCCCACAAGGTGCGCCGGGAGGACCGGGCGGACGGAAGCATTCTGCTGCACTCGGGATACGAGATCAGCCCCATTGCCAAGACCACCGGCGACTGGCTGCACGGCTGGGCCGAAACCGCGCCCGACCGGGTGTTCATCGCCGAGCGGTCGGGGCCGGGCTGGCGCGAACTGAGTTATGCCGAGGTGCTGCAACAGGTTCGGGCCATCGGGGCCGCGCTGGTGGGGCGCGGCATGGGGCCGGGCACGCCGATTCTGGTGATGTCGGGCAACGGGGTGGACCACGGGCTGCTGGCCCTCGCGGCGCAATATGTCGGCATTCCGCTGGTGCCGGTGGCCGAGCAATACGCCCTGATCCCGGGCGCCCACGGGCGGCTGAAGCACGCAGTGGAGCTGGTGAAGCCCGGCATGGTCTATGCCGATGACGCCACTCGCTATGCCGATGCGCTGGCGCTGCCCGAGATCGCGGCGCTGGACCGGCTGGTGTCGGCCAACGCGGGCCCGGGGATGCTGCGCTTCGAGGAGCTGCTGAAGGGCGACGCGGGCGTTGAAATCGACACTGTGCATGCCGGAATAGGGCCTGACACGGTGGCGAAATACCTGCTCACCTCTGGCTCCACATCGAACCCGAAAGCTGTGATCACAACCCATGGGATGATGTGCGCCAACCAGGCACAGCTGCTAGACGCCCTGCCTTTTCTTGGCGCACAGCCGCCCCGGATCGTGGACTGGCTGCCGTGGAACCACGTGTTCGGCGGTTCGCACAACTTCAACATGATGCTGGCCAATGGCGGTTCTCTCTATATCGACGACGGCAAGCCGACGCCGGCGCTGATCGGGCGGACGCTGGAGAACATGTCGATGAAGGCGGGCACGATCTGGTTCAACGTGCCGCTCGGCTTCGGCATGGTGACGGAGGCGATGAAAAGCGACGAGGCGCTGCGACGCGCGGTGTTTTCGGAACTCGACATGATCTTCTACGCGGGCGCCTCGCTGCCGCAGGACGTTTGGACGGCGATGGAGGACATGGCCCGCGAGGTGCGCGGCGCGCTGCCGCTGATGACATCCTCCTGGGGGCTGACCGAAACCGCCCCGGCAACCATGCTCCAGCACGAGCCTACCGACCGCTCGGGCATTGTCGGCGTGCCGCTCACCGGCGTGACGACCAAGCTCATCCCCGACGCCGACATGCGCTGCGAAGTGCGGGTGAAGGGGCCGAACATCATGCCAGGTTACTTCGAGGACGCGGCAAAGACGGCGGAGGCCTTTGACGAGGAGGGCTTCTTCATCACCGGCGATGCGATGGTGTTCGTGGACCCCGACGACATGTCGAAGGGCATGAAGTTTGACGGGCGGATCTCGGAGGACTTCAAGCTGCAAACCGGCACCTGGGTGCGAGCCGCGGGGCTGCGGATGGAGGCGCTGAAGCTGCTGGACGGGATCGCCAGTGATCTTGTGATCACAGGGGCGGATCGCAAGGAGATCGGGCTGCTGATCTTCCCGAACCTCGGGGCCTTGAAAAAGGCCGGTTTCGAGACGGATACGGCGGAAAATGCGCTGATCGGGCCGAAGCTTCGGGAAGAAATCAAGCGGCGCCTCGTCGAACGCGCCGGGGAGGCCACCGGCTCCGCCGCGCTCATCACCCGCGCGCTGGTTCTGGCCGAACCGCCCTCGATGGGCGATGGCGAGATGACCGCGAAGGGCAACCTTAACTTCCGCAAGGTGCTCACCCGCCGGGCGGAGCTGCTGGAACGGCTCTATGATGATGCCGACCCGGCTGTGATCACAATCAAGGAGGGCTGA
- a CDS encoding DUF721 domain-containing protein: MAKAPAKTFKRHMRGFAQTAKFVTADIRKASEKRGFAEMRVLTHWAEIVGDETAAVTRPVDVKFGRGSFGATLRVLTTGAHAPMLEMQKEQLRERINAVYGYAAITRIQFTQTAPTGFAEGQADFNHAPKTRPQPAPAQREAAASLAEGITDPALKAALSRLGAHVIHKSERG, from the coding sequence GGCTTTGCCCAAACGGCAAAGTTCGTCACTGCGGATATCCGCAAGGCGAGCGAGAAGCGTGGCTTTGCCGAAATGCGCGTGCTCACCCATTGGGCCGAGATCGTGGGCGATGAAACCGCCGCCGTCACCCGCCCCGTCGATGTGAAGTTCGGCCGCGGCAGCTTTGGCGCAACCCTGCGGGTGCTCACCACCGGGGCCCATGCGCCGATGCTCGAAATGCAGAAAGAGCAGCTCCGCGAGCGGATCAATGCGGTCTATGGCTATGCCGCCATCACCCGCATCCAGTTCACCCAGACCGCGCCCACCGGCTTTGCCGAGGGGCAGGCCGATTTCAACCACGCCCCCAAAACCCGGCCCCAGCCCGCGCCCGCCCAACGCGAAGCGGCCGCCAGCCTGGCCGAGGGCATCACCGATCCCGCACTGAAAGCGGCCTTGAGCCGCCTCGGCGCCCATGTCATCCACAAATCCGAACGCGGCTGA
- a CDS encoding TRAP transporter large permease, protein MSVLELGYLSFPILLVMIFLRAPIGLAMLVVGLGGLFYATGGTTVFLAKLKSEVYTTFSSYSLSIIPMFLLMGQFATLSGMSTALFKAAESWLGHRKGGVAMASVGACAGFGSICGSSLATAATMSRVALPELRRYGYSGGFSTATLAAGGTLGILIPPSVILVIYAILTEQNIAKLFLAAFIPGILAAIGYMITISIYVRMYPDAAGTREPVPYAERIRALLDVWPVLLVFGLVVGGIYLGWFTPTEGAAVGAAGTGLIALVSGQLDWTRFKESIISTAQATAMIFFIVLGAGFYNSFLALSQVPQELSNTIVGLGWSPWMVLILILAFYLVFGCLMDSLSMILLTIPIFFPIISNLDFGLVSLHALQEARFESWFAEAQMWFEGLQAGAIEGMRESRFERALAEANEHMAVLGLGTVADAANLAPAQVAAIFGETTPEVVQAARASLEAGGTLDGDVMQEIGLRGATEANLARVSLEHVAIWFGILVLIVVEVGLITPPVGMNLFIINAMDRTTPMVETYKAVIWFVTSDIVRVAILVAFPIITLFLIPL, encoded by the coding sequence TTGAGCGTGCTTGAACTTGGATACCTGTCGTTCCCGATCCTGCTTGTCATGATCTTCCTGCGGGCCCCGATCGGGCTTGCCATGCTGGTCGTCGGCCTTGGCGGGCTGTTCTATGCTACCGGCGGGACCACGGTGTTTTTGGCGAAGCTGAAGAGCGAGGTTTACACCACCTTTTCCAGCTATTCGCTGAGCATCATCCCGATGTTCCTGCTGATGGGGCAGTTCGCCACGCTCTCGGGCATGTCGACGGCGCTGTTCAAGGCCGCCGAAAGCTGGCTGGGCCATCGCAAGGGCGGGGTGGCCATGGCCTCGGTGGGGGCCTGTGCGGGCTTCGGCTCGATCTGCGGATCCTCGCTCGCCACCGCCGCCACCATGAGCCGGGTCGCGCTGCCCGAGCTGCGGCGCTACGGCTACTCGGGGGGCTTTTCCACCGCGACGTTGGCGGCGGGCGGGACGCTGGGCATTCTCATCCCGCCTTCGGTGATCCTCGTGATCTACGCGATCCTGACCGAGCAGAACATCGCCAAGCTGTTCCTCGCTGCCTTCATCCCCGGCATCCTCGCCGCCATCGGCTACATGATCACCATCAGCATCTACGTGCGGATGTATCCAGACGCGGCCGGCACCCGCGAGCCGGTGCCCTATGCCGAGCGCATCCGGGCTTTGCTTGATGTCTGGCCGGTGCTGCTGGTGTTCGGCCTCGTGGTGGGCGGCATTTACCTTGGCTGGTTCACCCCGACCGAGGGTGCCGCCGTGGGTGCGGCGGGCACCGGGCTGATCGCGCTGGTGAGCGGCCAGCTCGACTGGACACGGTTCAAGGAAAGCATCATCAGCACCGCGCAGGCGACGGCGATGATTTTCTTCATCGTGCTGGGCGCGGGCTTCTACAACTCGTTCCTCGCCCTGAGCCAGGTGCCTCAGGAGCTTTCGAACACCATCGTCGGCCTCGGCTGGAGCCCTTGGATGGTGCTGATCCTGATCCTCGCCTTCTATCTCGTCTTCGGCTGCCTGATGGACAGCCTCAGCATGATCCTGCTGACGATCCCGATCTTCTTTCCGATCATCTCCAACCTCGATTTCGGGCTGGTCTCGCTGCACGCGCTTCAGGAGGCCCGTTTTGAAAGCTGGTTCGCGGAGGCGCAGATGTGGTTTGAGGGGCTACAGGCCGGGGCCATAGAAGGCATGCGCGAAAGCCGGTTCGAGCGGGCGCTGGCGGAGGCCAACGAGCACATGGCGGTGCTGGGCCTCGGCACGGTGGCCGATGCTGCCAACCTTGCCCCGGCGCAGGTGGCGGCGATCTTCGGCGAAACAACGCCCGAGGTGGTTCAGGCCGCCCGCGCCTCGCTGGAGGCCGGTGGAACGCTGGATGGCGACGTGATGCAGGAGATCGGCCTGCGCGGCGCGACCGAGGCCAACCTGGCGCGGGTCTCGCTGGAGCATGTGGCGATCTGGTTCGGGATCCTTGTGCTGATCGTGGTCGAGGTGGGGCTGATCACGCCGCCGGTGGGGATGAACCTGTTCATCATCAACGCGATGGACCGCACCACGCCCATGGTCGAGACCTACAAGGCGGTGATCTGGTTCGTCACTTCCGACATCGTGCGGGTTGCGATCCTTGTCGCTTTCCCGATCATCACCCTCTTTCTGATCCCGCTCTAG
- a CDS encoding MarR family winged helix-turn-helix transcriptional regulator, translated as MPAPRHQLVQPDPSDEGLRGHVGYNMKRAFHMIQIDVNATLAAYGLRMVTFSALVVVAENPGLRQSQLAEILAIERPNLVVILDELEQAGMLTRDRAPDDRRAYALHVTAQGLAVVEEARLAVQEHDRRMTEGLSEAELNLLISALRRIERNGRDGRTTG; from the coding sequence ATGCCCGCGCCGCGCCACCAGCTCGTGCAGCCCGACCCTTCGGACGAGGGGCTGCGCGGCCATGTCGGCTACAACATGAAGCGGGCGTTTCACATGATCCAGATCGACGTGAACGCCACGCTGGCCGCTTACGGCCTGCGCATGGTGACCTTCTCGGCGCTGGTGGTGGTGGCCGAAAACCCCGGGCTGCGGCAATCGCAGCTGGCCGAGATCCTTGCCATCGAGCGGCCCAACCTGGTGGTGATCCTCGATGAGCTGGAACAGGCCGGGATGCTGACACGCGACCGCGCACCCGACGACCGCCGCGCCTATGCGCTGCACGTCACAGCGCAGGGCCTTGCCGTGGTCGAGGAGGCGCGGCTGGCGGTGCAAGAGCACGACCGGCGGATGACGGAGGGGTTGAGCGAGGCGGAGCTGAACCTGCTGATCTCGGCGCTGCGCCGGATCGAGAGAAACGGACGGGACGGGAGGACCACCGGATGA
- a CDS encoding amidohydrolase family protein → MVDITKVRAIDIHTHAEEPCGCHPDDGYDELQTTMAKYFRAPWEHPPTIAETAAHYREQNIAAVIFPVDAERETGYRRYSNDEVAEQVAENSDVLIQFASIDPWKGKMAAREARRLIREYKVKGFKFHPTMQGFFANDRMAYPLYEVIEEEGCIALFHTGQTGVGSGMPGGNGMRLKYSNPMYMDDVAVDFPDLKIILAHPSFPWQEEALAVAQHKPNVYIDLSGWSPRYFPEILVRYCNSILKKKVLFGSDWPMITPERWLADFEGIAIKDELRADIIKGNAARLLGLG, encoded by the coding sequence ATGGTCGATATCACCAAGGTCCGCGCCATCGACATTCATACCCATGCCGAGGAGCCCTGCGGCTGCCACCCGGATGACGGCTATGACGAGCTGCAAACCACCATGGCGAAATACTTCCGCGCCCCTTGGGAGCATCCGCCGACCATCGCAGAGACGGCGGCGCATTACCGCGAGCAGAACATCGCGGCGGTGATCTTTCCGGTCGATGCCGAGCGGGAGACGGGCTATCGACGCTATTCCAACGACGAGGTGGCCGAGCAGGTGGCGGAGAACAGCGATGTGCTGATCCAGTTTGCCTCGATCGACCCGTGGAAGGGCAAGATGGCCGCCCGCGAAGCGCGGCGGCTGATCCGTGAGTACAAGGTGAAGGGCTTCAAGTTTCACCCGACGATGCAGGGGTTCTTTGCCAACGACCGCATGGCCTATCCGCTTTACGAGGTGATCGAGGAGGAGGGCTGCATCGCGCTGTTCCACACCGGGCAGACCGGGGTTGGCTCGGGGATGCCGGGCGGCAACGGGATGCGGCTGAAGTACTCGAACCCGATGTACATGGATGATGTGGCGGTGGACTTCCCCGACCTGAAGATCATCCTCGCGCACCCCTCCTTCCCCTGGCAGGAGGAGGCGCTGGCGGTGGCGCAGCACAAGCCGAATGTCTACATCGACCTGTCGGGCTGGTCGCCGCGCTACTTCCCCGAGATCCTCGTGCGCTACTGCAACTCGATCCTGAAGAAGAAGGTGCTGTTCGGCTCCGACTGGCCGATGATCACGCCGGAGCGCTGGCTGGCCGATTTCGAGGGCATCGCCATCAAGGACGAGCTGCGCGCGGATATCATCAAAGGCAACGCGGCACGGCTTTTGGGGCTGGGTTAG
- a CDS encoding pyridoxal phosphate-dependent aminotransferase produces the protein MVTVSQRTGRLGTESAFEVLARAGKLAAQGKSIINLGIGQPDFQTPAHIVEAGIKALRDGHHGYTPANGLPALREAVAADLHRRHGAEVNPDNVVVQPGGKPTMFFACMLLGEPGAEIMYPNPGFPIYESVIKYSGATPVPIALREDKGFAFSAEEVLGQITERTRLIIINSPANPTGGVTPKEEIDKLVAGLADHPDVVLMSDEIYSCMLYGGRQHTSLLNYPEIRDRLIMLDGWSKTYAMTGWRLGYAVWPDALVDHATRLCINDHSCVNAPTQFAGIAALEGPQDEVVKMVEAFDRRRSVIVDGLNALPGVRCADAAGAFYAFPNIEGTGLTAREAQDRFLEDCGVATVAGTSFGAHGEGFLRFSYANSEDNIREALSRIGKVLEG, from the coding sequence ATGGTCACAGTTTCGCAGCGCACCGGCCGCCTTGGCACCGAAAGCGCGTTCGAGGTGCTCGCCCGCGCCGGAAAGCTCGCCGCGCAGGGCAAGAGCATCATCAACCTCGGCATCGGGCAGCCCGATTTCCAGACGCCGGCGCATATCGTCGAGGCCGGAATCAAGGCCCTGCGCGACGGCCACCACGGCTACACACCCGCCAACGGGTTGCCCGCCCTGCGCGAGGCAGTGGCCGCCGATCTGCACCGCCGCCACGGCGCCGAGGTGAACCCCGACAACGTGGTCGTCCAGCCCGGCGGCAAACCGACCATGTTCTTTGCCTGCATGCTCCTTGGCGAGCCGGGCGCCGAGATCATGTATCCCAACCCCGGCTTTCCGATCTACGAAAGCGTCATCAAGTATTCCGGCGCCACCCCGGTCCCGATCGCGCTGCGCGAAGACAAGGGCTTTGCCTTCTCCGCCGAAGAGGTGCTGGGCCAGATCACCGAGCGCACCCGGCTGATCATCATCAACTCCCCCGCCAACCCCACCGGCGGCGTGACCCCCAAGGAAGAGATCGACAAGCTGGTCGCGGGCCTCGCCGATCACCCCGATGTGGTGCTGATGTCGGACGAGATCTATTCCTGCATGCTCTACGGCGGCCGCCAGCACACCTCGCTGCTGAACTACCCCGAAATCCGCGACCGCCTGATCATGCTCGACGGCTGGTCGAAGACCTACGCGATGACCGGCTGGCGCCTCGGCTATGCCGTCTGGCCCGATGCCCTGGTCGACCACGCCACCCGGCTCTGCATCAACGATCATTCCTGCGTCAACGCCCCCACCCAGTTCGCCGGAATCGCGGCGCTGGAAGGCCCGCAGGACGAGGTGGTGAAAATGGTCGAGGCCTTCGACCGCCGCCGCTCCGTTATCGTCGACGGGCTGAACGCCTTGCCCGGCGTGCGCTGCGCCGATGCCGCCGGGGCCTTCTATGCCTTCCCCAACATCGAAGGCACCGGCCTTACCGCCCGCGAGGCACAGGATCGCTTCCTGGAAGACTGCGGCGTCGCCACCGTCGCCGGCACCAGCTTTGGCGCCCATGGCGAAGGCTTCCTGCGCTTCTCCTATGCCAACAGCGAGGACAACATTCGCGAGGCGCTGTCCCGCATCGGCAAGGTTCTGGAGGGCTGA
- a CDS encoding TRAP transporter small permease — protein sequence MTGLARGMALTGGIVLVSLVILTCISVLGRGLNTFAHSDFLKGLSQSLSDTILAAGAGPVNGDFEIVEAGIAFTIFSFLPICQLFSAHATVDVFTSFLSKRRNDVIIAFWEVVFTVIVLLITWRLYYGLEDKIGNGETSLLLQFPIWWAFLASFIAAIVASLVAVYCAVGRIMELTTDQHWLPKAEGAAH from the coding sequence ATGACAGGCCTCGCGCGTGGCATGGCATTGACGGGGGGCATCGTGCTGGTGTCGCTTGTCATTCTGACCTGCATCAGCGTCTTGGGCCGCGGGTTGAACACCTTCGCGCATTCCGACTTTCTGAAGGGCCTCTCGCAGAGCCTTTCCGACACGATCCTTGCCGCCGGGGCCGGACCTGTGAACGGCGACTTCGAGATCGTCGAGGCGGGCATCGCCTTCACGATCTTTTCCTTCCTGCCGATCTGCCAGCTCTTCAGCGCCCATGCGACGGTGGATGTGTTCACCTCCTTCCTGTCCAAGCGGCGCAACGATGTCATCATCGCCTTCTGGGAAGTGGTCTTCACCGTGATCGTGCTGCTCATCACCTGGCGGCTCTACTACGGCCTAGAAGACAAGATCGGCAATGGCGAGACCTCGCTGCTGTTGCAGTTCCCCATCTGGTGGGCCTTCCTCGCCAGCTTCATCGCCGCGATCGTGGCGTCACTGGTGGCGGTCTACTGCGCCGTGGGGCGCATCATGGAGCTGACGACCGATCAGCACTGGCTTCCGAAGGCAGAAGGAGCGGCACATTGA